In a single window of the Desulfuromonadales bacterium genome:
- a CDS encoding AI-2E family transporter, whose product MSNAVAKDPVVNRSEVASWLFAALLLVMAVKFRLLATLFAGFLVFELVHVLVPVFHLSRLAGKRAKLAAVALLSAAIVGLLTVVIFWAAAFIRGGAENLPLLFRTMAEILEESRHWLPPMIEEYLPADVEAMKLDVAEWLRGHAGDLKVVGRETLRTVAHLLIGMVVGAMLSLREAMPGQAGGAPLATALGERVRRFGGAFRRIVFAQVRISGLNAFLTWLYLGVGLPLLGISIPYTKTLIAVTFLAGLLPVIGNLISNTVIVVVSLSLSLGVAAASLAFLVVIHKLEYFLNAHIIGSRIRAGAWELLLAMLLMEAVFGLRGLIAAPVFYAYLKDELSSRGLV is encoded by the coding sequence ATGTCGAATGCAGTCGCCAAAGACCCCGTCGTGAACCGCTCCGAAGTGGCCTCCTGGCTGTTTGCCGCCCTGCTGCTGGTGATGGCGGTCAAGTTTCGCCTGCTGGCCACCCTTTTTGCCGGCTTTCTGGTGTTCGAACTGGTCCACGTCCTGGTCCCGGTTTTTCACCTGAGCCGTCTGGCCGGCAAGCGGGCCAAACTGGCCGCCGTGGCCTTGCTGTCCGCCGCGATTGTCGGCCTTTTGACGGTCGTGATCTTCTGGGCTGCGGCCTTCATTCGCGGCGGCGCCGAGAATCTCCCCCTGCTGTTCCGGACGATGGCGGAAATTCTGGAAGAGTCCCGTCACTGGCTGCCGCCGATGATCGAGGAATATCTCCCCGCCGACGTTGAGGCGATGAAGCTCGATGTCGCCGAATGGCTGCGGGGGCATGCCGGAGACCTCAAAGTGGTGGGCCGCGAGACGCTGCGCACCGTTGCCCACCTGCTGATCGGCATGGTCGTCGGCGCCATGCTTTCGCTGCGGGAAGCCATGCCGGGACAGGCGGGAGGGGCGCCCCTGGCGACCGCCCTGGGCGAGCGCGTCCGGCGCTTCGGAGGGGCCTTTCGCCGCATTGTGTTCGCCCAGGTGCGCATCTCCGGCCTGAACGCCTTCCTGACCTGGCTCTACCTCGGGGTCGGCCTCCCCCTGCTCGGTATTTCAATTCCCTATACCAAGACCCTGATCGCCGTGACTTTCCTGGCCGGGCTGCTGCCGGTGATCGGCAACCTGATATCCAACACCGTGATCGTCGTCGTCAGTCTGAGTCTTTCGCTCGGGGTAGCGGCGGCGTCCCTGGCGTTTCTGGTGGTCATCCACAAGCTGGAATATTTTCTCAATGCCCACATCATCGGTTCGCGCATCCGTGCCGGTGCCTGGGAACTTCTGCTGGCGATGCTCCTCATGGAAGCGGTTTTCGGGCTGCGGGGTCTGATCGCGGCCCCTGTCTTCTACGCTTATCTCAAGGACGAACTCTCCTCCCGCGGACTGGTCTGA